The DNA segment CACTGCACTGTGACGTGCACGTAACCACGTACACACCCGCATGCATGCATAATGGACTTTGTATGCGCGGTGCGCACAACAGAGGTTTCTGCCGTCGGAGTTCGGGCACGACGTGGACAGGGCGCGCCCGGTGGGGGCCGGGGTGGGGTTCTACGAGGAGAAACGGCGtgtccggcgggcggcggaggcggccgccgTGCCCTACACCTACATCTGCTGCAACTCCATCGCCGGCTGGCCATACTTCGACAACATGCACCCGTCCGAGGTGCGCCCGCCGCTCGACCGCTTCCAGATCTACGGCGATGGCACCGTCAGAGGTATACCCATGCCTTACCTTTCTCTTTGTTCCTTTACCGTGACTCAGCGATTCTGTCTACACAGCCTTCTTCGTGGCTGGAACTGACATTGGCAAGTTCACGGTCAAGGCCGCGTACGACGCCCGGAGCATCAACAAGGTCGTCCACTTCCGCCCCGCATGCAATCTCCTCAGCACCAACGAGATGGCCTGCCTCTGGGAGAGCAAGATCGGCCGCACACTGCCGCGCGTCACGCTTAGCGAGGAGCACTTGCTCGCCATGGCTGCAGGTACCTACTCATGCAGCTTGAGATTCAACGTAATTTTGGCTTGAAAATCTGATTCATCTTATGCATTGCAGAAGACATCATCCCGGAGAGCATAGTCGCTTCGCTGACGCACGACATATTTATAAACGGCTGCCAGACCAACTTCGGCATCGACGGGTCGAGAGACGTTGAAGTATCAACCCTTTACCCTGACATTCCCTTCAGGACAATTGACGAATGCTTCGATGACTACGCTCATGGCCTCCACCTGGAAGAAGAAGCTGAAGAGAGCAAGAAAAGTAACGCGCCGATGGTGGAGAGATTGGCAGTTTATCCTACGTGTGCTTAGATCAGATCGACATGAGTGCAACCCCGCAACGTTTGTCTCGCTTTGTTTTTCTAGTTTGAGGCCTGTTTGGATTATCGTTTTCCTTATAAATATACCAGTAAAAAATATACGTCTCCTCCCGCCGTTTTGTTTCCAGCCGAAATTTGCTCTTGGCCGGTAAAGGATGTACAACGGTTGATAACAGCGTCTTATCTTACACTTGCCACGATAATCTAAAGATGGTAATAAAGCATGACGTACAATAGGTTATTTATTACTCTTATATCTTATACTATCCCTAAATATGTAATGAGAGATTTGTTGCTCGgtctcgaaacaggctttcgccccgctttataaataaagcaacaaccggACAAGTACACAGCGAAAAGATACAAGATGGTGAGGTAACCCTCTTAAAAAGCCGATTATGAGATAATCAGCACACACAGAACACACGCGACCACTGCCAGCAAAGAGCACTGGGAGAACTAGACACACCCCACACTACGACCTAGCAGACCTTAGCTCCACGGCAATGCCCCCAAGAGGAAACACGGCGCAGAGTGTCGCCGTTACCGAGTCCACACCGAACAAAGGTCTTCACCCGGAGCCCTCACATGGAGAGAAGAACCACAACGACGTCTTCAAAAAGAGCACGACACCCACGTCGTCGTCGGCCTCAAGGAACAGAGCTTTCGCTCGGCAACTCACACGTGCCACCTCGAGGTCGCCAGGAGTAACGCGAAAGTGCTAGAATCCTATATCCAGATCGGGACGCCGCCCCTCCGAGCGAGAGGGTACATCCGAGCTACCAGCCGCTGCACCTCTCGTTGCCCACACAACCCCAGAGGAGAGCCACCACCATCACAATGATGTCCGCCGGAGAGCAACCATGCGAACCGCcatccggagccgccgccccggcatccgtGGTGCTAGATAGCACATGATCATTATCATCccatgcctttgatctccatatccaaagcaccagcatgatctccatcatcaccagcatgacaccatgatctccatcatcatgtcatcacatggtcgtctcgccaactattgcttctacaattatTGCTAACGCATAACAATAAAATAagacaattacatggcgattaataaataaagacaaccctaTGGATCCTCTCGGTTGCcgaactcatcgacatgcaagtcatgaacctattacaaacatgatcatctcatacatcaacatatatcacatcatgttttttgccataccacatcacaacatgccctgcaaaaactgttggggaacgtagcaggcaatttcaaaaaaaatcctacactcacggaagctctatctaggagatgcatagcaacgagaaggggagagtgtgtctaggtaccctcgtagaccgaaagcggaagtgtttgacaacgcggttgatgtagtcgaacttcttctcgttctgacagatcaagcaccgaacgtatgacacctccgagttctgcacacgttcagctcgatgacgttcctcgaactcttgatccagtagagtgttgaggaagtagatgaggtcctcagcacgacggcatggtgacggtgatggtgaagttatccgcgcagggcttcgcctaagcactacgagaatatggccggaggcgtaaactatggaggggtgcgccgcacatggctaacaattgttggtgtgtgttctaggcgccccctccccatgtatatataggtgggagggggaggggagcagccttggggcCCTAGTCCAATCCCCCTCTTTCCTTTTACCAAAAGAGGGAAAAagggaagggaggaaggaaaggggggccgaacccccccttctcctattcggcctcctgccttaaggggggcgcgccaccccttgtgggctagtgtgctcCCCTTCTATGGCacataaggcccattattcccccgggggggttccggtaaccccccgatagtccgataaatatccgatactacccggaacatttccggtgtctgaatactatcatcctatatatcattctttacctctcgaccatttcaagactcctcgtcatgtccgtgatctcatccgggactacgaacaccattcgatcaccaaatcacataactcatataatacaaaatcgtcatcgaacgttaagcgtgcggaccctacgagttcgagaactatgtagacatgaccgagacacctctccggtcaataaccaatagcgaaacctggatgctcatattggctaccacatattctacgaagatctttatcggtcgaaccgttatgacaacatacgttattccctttgtcaacggtatgttacttgcccgagattcaagcgtcgttatcttcatacctagttcaatatcgttaccggcaagtctctttactcgttctgtaatgcatcatcctgtaactaactcattagtcactttgcttgcaaggcttcttatgatgtgcattgccgagagggcccagagatacctctttgatactcggagtgacaagtcgtaatctcgatatatgccaacccaacaaacaccttcggagatacctgtagagcatctttataatcacctagttacgttgtgacgtttgatagcacataaggcattcctccggtatccgggagttgcataatctcatagtcggaggaatatgtatttgacatgaagaaataaatagcaataaaagttgaacgatcataatgctaagctaacgaatgggtcttgtccatcacatcattctcctaatgatgtgatcccgttcatcaaacgaaaacacatgtctatggttaggaaacttaaccatctttgattaacgagctagtctgataggggcttactagggacatggtgttttgtctatgtatccacacatgtatcaagtttccggttaatacaattctagcatgaataataaacattcatcatgaataaggaaatataaaataataactttattattgcctctggggcatatttccttcagtctcccacttgcactagaatcaataatctagattacattgtgatgattctaacacccatggagtcttggtgctgatcatgttttgttcgtggaagaggcttagtcaatgggtctgccgcattcagatctgtatgtattttgcaaatctctatgtctccctccttgactagatcacagatggagttgaagcgtttcttgatgtgtttggtctttttgtgaaatctggattccttcgctaaagcaattgctccagtattgtcacaaaagattttcattggacccgatgcactaggtattacacctagatcggatatccttgatccagactccttcatttgctgcttctgaagaagctatgtactctgcttcactcgtagatcccgccacgacgctctgcttggaactgcaccaactaacagctccaccattcaatataagaatgtatccggtttgtgacttagagtcatccagatcagtgtcaaagctagcatagacgaaaccatttacgacgagctctctgtcacctccataaacgagaaacatatccttagtcctgttcaggcacttcaggatgttcttgaccgttgtatagtgatccactcctggattactttggtacctccctgctaaacttatagcaaggcacacatcaggtctggtacacaacataccatacatgatagaacctatggctgaggcatagggaatgacttctattttctctctatcttctgttgtggtcgggcattgagtctgactcaatttcacaccttgtaacacaagcaagaaccctttctttggctgatccattttgaacttcttcaaaactttatcaaggtatgtgctttgtaaaagtcctattaagtgtcttgatctatctctatagatcttgatgcccaatatataagcagcttcaccgaggtcttccattgaaaaacttttattcaagtatcctttttatgctatccagaaattatatatcatttccaattaacaatatgtcatctacatataatattagaaatgctagagagttgccactcactttcttgtaaatacaggcttctcggaaagtctgtataaaaccatatgctttgatcaccttgtcaaagcgtatattccaactccgagatgcttgcaccagtccataaatggatcactcgagcttgcacactttgttagcacctttaggatcgacaaaaccttctggttgcatcatatacaactcttctttaagaaatctattaaggaatgcagttttgacgtccatttgctagatttcataatcataaaatgcggcaattgctaacatgattcggacagacttaagcatcgctacgggttagaaagtctcatcatagtcaactcattgaacttgtcaaaaacctttagcgacaagtcgagctttatagacagtaacattaccatcaacgtcggtcttcttcttgaagatccattcattttCTATGggtcaccgatcattgggcaaatccaccaa comes from the Triticum aestivum cultivar Chinese Spring unplaced genomic scaffold, IWGSC CS RefSeq v2.1 scaffold144339, whole genome shotgun sequence genome and includes:
- the LOC123175387 gene encoding leucoanthocyanidin reductase-like isoform X1, which produces MAPCEEEEVPRSGPALIVGATGYIGRFVAEACLDSGRRTFILVRPGNACPARAASVDALLRKGALVVEGRVDGKDGRRSVETALRAHGIQVVISVMGGANILDQLGLIKAIQAAGTVKRFLPSEFGHDVDRARPVGAGVGFYEEKRRVRRAAEAAAVPYTYICCNSIAGWPYFDNMHPSEVRPPLDRFQIYGDGTVRAFFVAGTDIGKFTVKAAYDARSINKVVHFRPACNLLSTNEMACLWESKIGRTLPRVTLSEEHLLAMAAEDIIPESIVASLTHDIFINGCQTNFGIDGSRDVEVSTLYPDIPFRTIDECFDDYAHGLHLEEEAEESKKSNAPMVERLAVYPTCA
- the LOC123175387 gene encoding leucoanthocyanidin reductase-like isoform X2, with protein sequence MAPCEEEEVPRSGPALIVGATGYIGRFVAEACLDSGRRTFILVRPGNACPARAASVDALLRKGALVVEGRVDGKDGRRSVETALRAHGIQVVISVMGGANILDQLGLIKAIQAAGTVKRFLPSEFGHDVDRARPVGAGVGFYEEKRRVRRAAEAAAVPYTYICCNSIAGWPYFDNMHPSEVRPPLDRFQIYGDGTVRAFFVAGTDIGKFTVKAAYDARSINKVVHFRPACNLLSTNEMACLWESKIGRTLPRVTLSEEHLLAMAADIIPESIVASLTHDIFINGCQTNFGIDGSRDVEVSTLYPDIPFRTIDECFDDYAHGLHLEEEAEESKKSNAPMVERLAVYPTCA